CAAGCCAGGGCGTAAAATCTCGTTTCGCAAGAGATAGGTGGTTTCGGCTGGGATAAAAAGTACTCTCCTCATCTCACAAAAATAGATTTATCTTTCAAAAAATTAAAATTATAACCCAAAAATCGCCGAAAATGCAAATCAAAGTGTTATTTTTGCACCCAAATATGTTCTATAAATGTTAGGAAGAAGACAATTACGCGCCAAGGCAATGCAAACCTTATATGCTTATTATCGTGGAAACGATGATGTGAAAAGTGTAGAAATCAATATGGTGAAGGGGGTGAGAGAAATTGAAACCTTATATATGGTATTGCTAGAGCTTACGCTGGCAATTAAAAGCCAAGCTGAACAGAAAATAGAAATAGGTCTTAGCAAGAATTTTCCTACGCCAGAGGAGGCAAATCCGAATCGCCGATTTGTGGAAAATCCAATTTTTAAGGTATTGGAAGTTAATCCACAATTGATTGAGTTTCGCGAAGATCACAAAGAATTCAACTGGGATGTAGAGGATGTGTATCCTAAAAGAATTTTTCGCTCCTTTATAGAATCAGAAGAGTATAACAATTACATGACACTCGATGAGGTGAATTTTAAAGAGCATAGCAAAATTGTTTGTGTTTTGTTTGAAAAGTTTATAGCTCCGAGTGCAGAAATAGCTTCTTTTTTAGAAGATAAAAAATTAAATTGGGCCAATGATTTAGCAGTGGCTAATACAATGGTGCTTAACACATTGAGATCATTTACAGCTAAGAGTGATGAAAACACACATTTGTTGAAGTTGTTGCTTGATGAGTCCCATTTAGATTTTACAAGAGAATTGGTAAGGCAAAGTCTTCGTTACCAGGGAGAGCTTACGCAAATTATAAAAGAAACGGCGAGCAATTGGGAATTAGATCGCATGGCATTGCTAGATCGTATTATGCTCCAAATGGCTTTGGCGGAATTTTTGCATTTCCCAAGTATCCCTACCAAGGTTACGATTAATGAATATGTGGAAATTGCTAAAAATTATTCAACCTTGAATAGTGCCACATTTATCAACGGTATTTTGGATAAAGCCTCAAAGGATTTAAACGGAGCAGGCAGAATTAGAAAAAGTGCAAGAGGATTAATGTAAAAAAAGATAAAAAATAAATTTAATTATGAAGAGAGTAAAAATAGTAGCTTTAGCATTGTTCGCTAGCTTAGCCGTAGTTTCTTGTAAAAAAGAAACCAAGCAAGAACAAGAGCTAGAAACTCAACCGGTAGAGAATACAGCCGTAGAGCAAGAGGAAGAACCTACGGTAGACCCTGCAACAGCTCCTACTTTGGTTTTGGCACAAGAGATTTACGATTTTGGAGATGTGAAAGCAGGCGAAACAGCTGAGCAGGTAATTACATTTAAAAACGAAGGAAGAGGCCCTCTAATCATCAAAAAAGCACAAGCTTCTTGTGGCTGTACAGTTCCAGAATATGATCAAGAGCCAGTGCCAGTAGGAGGTGAAGGCAAGCTTACTGTGAAGTATAAAGCTCCTGAAGTAAACGGAAAGGTAATAAAAGAAGTAACACTCACTACCAATACTGTAAAAGGTAGAGAAACATTTAAAATTACAGCTAATGTTGTTGGAGGGAAAGAAAGAGAAGCAGCTCCAGTAGCACCAGCACCAAATTTATAAAACAACTTAAAAAATAAAATTATGGGAGGAGACGGAATGATGTCTTTGGTATTTTTCGGATTAATGTTTGTAATCATGTATTTCTTCATGATTCGTCCGCAAGTACAAAAACAGAAAAAGGAAAGAAAATTTCAAGAATCGCTTGAGCGTGGAGCAAGAATTGTTACCACATCTGGTATCCACGGGAAAGTGGTGGAAATCAATGGTGATATTGTAACCATAGAAACAGGTGCTGGAAAAATTAGATTTGAGAAAACAGCTATTTCTCAAGAATTAACAGCTGCACGCTATGGTAACGCTGCGAAAGAGGAAGAGAAAAAATAAATTCAGAAAAATTCCTAATTACTACAATCCCTGTCTTTTAAAGATAGGGATTTTTTATGCACTCTAGGTGAAAATAAAGCAATTAAAAGCAAATTTATTCTGTGGAAAATGAAAAAATAATTCGAAAAAGAAAATAATGTTAGTTCAGAGGTGAAATATTTATAAACAAAAAAAGACCGCAACTATTGTTGCAGTCTTGTAGCCCATAGGAGAATCGAACTCCTGTTTCCAGGATGAAAACCTGATGTCCTAACCACTAGACGAATGGGCCAAATGTCTTTTGACTTCTAAATATTATAGAGAGTTGATGTGCTTAGCTAATTTGCTTTTTAAATTACCCGCTTTGTTTTTGTGGATAATATTTCTTTTAGCTACTCTATCAATCATAGAAGATACTTCAGGGAAACGTTCAGTAGCTTTTTCTTTGTCAGTTTCAGCTCTCAACGCTTTCACTGCGTTTCTCATAGTAGTATGATAGTATTTGTTGCGCAATCTTCTAGTTTGCGTTTGTCTAATTCTTTTTAATGCAGACTTATGATTTGCCATAATCGGTCTTTTAAATTTTATTTTACTCTATTATAAAAAATTGTAGCCCATAGGAGAATCGAACTCCTGTTTCCAGGATGAAAACCTGATGTCCTAACCACTAGACGAATGGGCCATCAATTTACATTGTAACAAGCCTTAGCTTGCTAAATGGTTTGCAAATATAAAGCTATTTTTATTCTCTGCAAATTTTTTATTGGAAAAATATTTATCTTTATGAGAAATGATAGCTTTTCACTTTCGCGGGTGCAAATGTATGAATATTTTTGAAACTACAAAATATTTTGAGAGATAAATTTATTTGGAAGTAATTTACAGCGGTTAAATACGATTAATCACTGTTAAGGAATACTAAAATTCCGCGCTTTTTTTTGTTAAAAAAAATAGTTTATCTAATTTTGAACCCATCTAAAACAGAAAATATATGCCAAAAGCAATAAATTATATCGTATTATTATTTGCAGTAGCAGCACTTAGCTCGTGTGGAACTTCATCTAATTATTTATCGGTAAAGCCAGAGGCTAAACCCATTAGAGTTCAAAAGATTAAAAATCTTCATGCTGTAAAGGTGTCGCTTAAGAAACCTAAAATAAACATTGAAGATAAAATCTCTCCTATCATAGACACGAATCGTGCCAAAGTAATTGAAAAACTTGAAAATAATTCATTTACTTCTTATTTTGATCTCACAGTCAATAAGTTGATACACGAAGCAGAGTCTTATTTAGGTACGCCTTATAGATTCGGAGGAACTACTCGCCGTGGAATCGATTGCTCTGCCTTTATGCAAAGAATCTACGAAGCTGAAGGTATTGAGCTTCCAAGAATTTCAAGCAGTCAAGCTGGGGTAGGTGTAAGAGTAACTAAAGATGAACTGCAGAAAGGTGATTTAATTTTCTTCTCTACTACATCTCGCTCAAGAGTTACGCATGTGGGAATGGTTTATGATGTGCAGGATGGCAAAGTGAGATTCATTCACGCTTCTAGCTCAAAAGGAGTTACGGTTTCAAGCTTAGATGAGAGCTATTGGAATAGCCGCTACAGAACGGCAAGAAGAGTAGAAGAATTTGCAACGCCACAATTGGTTAAGAATTCGGAAGTTAAAAATAAAGATATTTAATTCTTTACATTAGAAAAATATACATAACTTCGTTTCGTATTTTTATGGAACGAAGTTTTTTTATGACTTTGTTTAAGCTACTATTAAAAAATGTAATTTTCAACTGAATGAAAGAAAGAATCTCTCGAAGCCTGCAACTGAAAATCTATCTTGTTGCGCTCGTATATTTTATCATCAATGCCTTGCAATCCTATTTTACGCCCGTGATTGATGATGAAGCCTACTATTGGGTTTGGTCCAAAAATTTAGATTGGGGCTTTTTCGATCATCCACCGATGATTGCCCTTTGGATTAAAATCGGATTCTTTTTCATAAAAAATGCGCTGGGTGTACGCTTGATTTCTTGTTTAATGGGCGCTTTGGGCTTTGTCGTTTTTGCTAAATTGGTAGAAGTGCACACTGAACATCAATTGAAATTGTTCAGTATTATATATTTCTCTTTTGTGCTATTTCAAGTGTTTGGATTCATTGCAACGCCAGATTCTCCGCTGTTGTTTTTTGGAATCTTTTATTTATATATGCTCAAGAAATTTACCGAACGAAGCACTTGGACAAATTCGCTTTTATTAGGTTTTTCTATGGCAGCATTGATGTATAGTAAGTATCACTCAGCCTTTTTAATCATATTTACACTGATTCCATTTGTGCCTAAATTTATTAAAAACATCAAAGCCTATGTTGCGATTATTTTCGCTTTGTTATTATATGCGCCACATTTGTACTGGCAATACGACCACGATTTTCAAACATTGGAATACCATTTCTTCAGAAGAAACGCCAATTTGAACTTTTATCTCACAGATCCGTTGGAGTATTTGCTTAATGTTTTGGCAGTAGGTTCACCTTTTTTAATGTATTTCTTCCTAAAAGGCGTGGACAAAGTCAAAAAAAGCACTTACACCTATGCTATGATTTTGGCGTTTTTTGCCGTGGTAGGATTCTTCACATTTGCAAGTTTTAGAAGTTCGGTACAGGCGCAGTGGACTTTGATAGCCTATTTACCCATGTGCTATCTGCTGTATCAATATGCCGAGCAGAACCCTTCATCGCAAAAATGGATTCAAAAATTAGGAATATTCACGATTTTTCTCCTTTTTTTGGCGAGAATTTATGTCGTGATTCCAGACCCAATGTTTAAAACCAAATACCACGGCTGGAAAGAAGCCATGATTGAAGCAGGCGCGAAAACCCACGGCATGGCAGCCTTTGATGCCTACCAAGAGGTTTCGTTGTTTAATTTTTATAATTACCCCCACAAGCAGGCCGCCATGTATCGCACTTTTGAGGGTCGCCCATCGCAATACACGATAACAAATAATGAGCTGAATTTAAATCATAAAGACATTACTTTCTTTAATTATGATAAAAGTAAAAGTCCTACGCCCAACGATTCTTTATACATAAATAGCAGCCGTCCGTTTTCGTATTTTCCAGTTGTTATTAAAGATTTTATTTCGGTAAAAG
This Ornithobacterium rhinotracheale DNA region includes the following protein-coding sequences:
- the nusB gene encoding transcription antitermination factor NusB, translated to MLGRRQLRAKAMQTLYAYYRGNDDVKSVEINMVKGVREIETLYMVLLELTLAIKSQAEQKIEIGLSKNFPTPEEANPNRRFVENPIFKVLEVNPQLIEFREDHKEFNWDVEDVYPKRIFRSFIESEEYNNYMTLDEVNFKEHSKIVCVLFEKFIAPSAEIASFLEDKKLNWANDLAVANTMVLNTLRSFTAKSDENTHLLKLLLDESHLDFTRELVRQSLRYQGELTQIIKETASNWELDRMALLDRIMLQMALAEFLHFPSIPTKVTINEYVEIAKNYSTLNSATFINGILDKASKDLNGAGRIRKSARGLM
- a CDS encoding ArnT family glycosyltransferase: MKERISRSLQLKIYLVALVYFIINALQSYFTPVIDDEAYYWVWSKNLDWGFFDHPPMIALWIKIGFFFIKNALGVRLISCLMGALGFVVFAKLVEVHTEHQLKLFSIIYFSFVLFQVFGFIATPDSPLLFFGIFYLYMLKKFTERSTWTNSLLLGFSMAALMYSKYHSAFLIIFTLIPFVPKFIKNIKAYVAIIFALLLYAPHLYWQYDHDFQTLEYHFFRRNANLNFYLTDPLEYLLNVLAVGSPFLMYFFLKGVDKVKKSTYTYAMILAFFAVVGFFTFASFRSSVQAQWTLIAYLPMCYLLYQYAEQNPSSQKWIQKLGIFTIFLLFLARIYVVIPDPMFKTKYHGWKEAMIEAGAKTHGMAAFDAYQEVSLFNFYNYPHKQAAMYRTFEGRPSQYTITNNELNLNHKDITFFNYDKSKSPTPNDSLYINSSRPFSYFPVVIKDFISVKDLKIDVLNTEIKNGKLYCKIKISGAVDSEVRPALGFQLRFVAVEKPLSSKVLCQENIEFKPFGKNPTNEIQTIEIPLCRAFDAENVGYLGFSYKNLDIKNQSNYLYLGQKND
- the yajC gene encoding preprotein translocase subunit YajC, with the translated sequence MGGDGMMSLVFFGLMFVIMYFFMIRPQVQKQKKERKFQESLERGARIVTTSGIHGKVVEINGDIVTIETGAGKIRFEKTAISQELTAARYGNAAKEEEKK
- a CDS encoding C40 family peptidase, producing MPKAINYIVLLFAVAALSSCGTSSNYLSVKPEAKPIRVQKIKNLHAVKVSLKKPKINIEDKISPIIDTNRAKVIEKLENNSFTSYFDLTVNKLIHEAESYLGTPYRFGGTTRRGIDCSAFMQRIYEAEGIELPRISSSQAGVGVRVTKDELQKGDLIFFSTTSRSRVTHVGMVYDVQDGKVRFIHASSSKGVTVSSLDESYWNSRYRTARRVEEFATPQLVKNSEVKNKDI
- a CDS encoding DUF1573 domain-containing protein; protein product: MKRVKIVALALFASLAVVSCKKETKQEQELETQPVENTAVEQEEEPTVDPATAPTLVLAQEIYDFGDVKAGETAEQVITFKNEGRGPLIIKKAQASCGCTVPEYDQEPVPVGGEGKLTVKYKAPEVNGKVIKEVTLTTNTVKGRETFKITANVVGGKEREAAPVAPAPNL
- the rpsT gene encoding 30S ribosomal protein S20, giving the protein MANHKSALKRIRQTQTRRLRNKYYHTTMRNAVKALRAETDKEKATERFPEVSSMIDRVAKRNIIHKNKAGNLKSKLAKHINSL